The Candidatus Nitrosotenuis cloacae genome contains a region encoding:
- a CDS encoding adenosylhomocysteinase, which yields MSKVKDESLAEQGQLSYEWARSHMPILDNTIGRLKKSQPFRGITLGFCLHITKETSVLLMGAKELGANVVACAGNPLTTQDDIAAFLASQGIHVYAWNNETNEEYDWCIEQVLNHKPLIVTDDGADMNVKLHFDKKFKNMKILGSTEETTAGVNRIMAMQRKGKLRYPVIVVNEAYTKHMFDNRYGTGQSTIDGFLRAMNLLFASKRVVVAGYGWVGRGVAARSHGMGSKVIVTEIDPVKALEAHMDGFEVMTMSEAAKIGDIFITCTGMRDIITKEHILKMKDGAVMGNVGHFDVEIDSDFLLNKSKSVKEVRPNLDECRLQNGRKVYLVGKGRLANLVAAEGHPPEVMAQSFSNQILSILYLLKNHKKIGKKVITVPAEIDTQVAIDALGAFGVKIDKLSKKQIAYRDNW from the coding sequence TTGAGCAAAGTCAAAGACGAGAGCTTGGCCGAGCAGGGGCAGCTTTCTTACGAGTGGGCACGCAGCCACATGCCGATTCTAGATAATACTATTGGCAGACTGAAAAAATCGCAACCGTTTAGGGGGATAACTCTTGGATTCTGTCTGCACATAACAAAGGAGACGTCAGTTCTCCTGATGGGGGCAAAGGAACTTGGGGCAAATGTCGTTGCGTGCGCAGGAAACCCGCTTACCACACAGGATGACATTGCGGCATTTTTAGCATCACAGGGAATCCATGTCTACGCGTGGAACAACGAGACAAACGAGGAATATGACTGGTGCATCGAGCAGGTCCTAAACCACAAGCCGCTAATTGTGACCGACGACGGCGCCGACATGAATGTAAAGTTACACTTTGACAAGAAATTCAAAAACATGAAGATCCTCGGCTCAACTGAGGAGACCACTGCAGGCGTAAACAGAATCATGGCGATGCAGCGAAAGGGAAAGCTGCGGTATCCTGTTATTGTTGTAAACGAGGCGTACACAAAACACATGTTTGACAACAGGTATGGTACGGGCCAGTCCACAATTGATGGCTTTTTGAGGGCAATGAACTTGCTTTTTGCATCAAAAAGAGTGGTGGTGGCAGGCTATGGCTGGGTTGGACGCGGTGTGGCAGCACGCTCCCACGGGATGGGCTCAAAGGTTATAGTTACTGAGATTGACCCGGTAAAGGCACTTGAGGCACACATGGATGGCTTTGAGGTGATGACAATGTCAGAGGCGGCAAAGATTGGGGACATATTCATAACGTGCACCGGAATGCGCGACATTATCACAAAGGAGCACATACTGAAAATGAAGGACGGTGCAGTGATGGGAAACGTCGGCCACTTTGACGTGGAAATTGACAGTGACTTTTTGCTAAACAAATCAAAATCTGTAAAGGAGGTAAGACCGAACCTTGACGAGTGCAGACTGCAGAACGGCAGAAAGGTGTATCTTGTAGGAAAGGGCAGGCTCGCAAACCTGGTTGCGGCGGAGGGCCACCCGCCGGAGGTAATGGCGCAGTCCTTCTCAAACCAGATACTGTCGATTCTGTACCTGCTCAAAAACCACAAAAAGATTGGCAAGAAGGTAATCACAGTGCCCGCCGAAATAGACACGCAGGTTGCAATCGACGCACTTGGCGCATTCGGCGTGAAAATCGACAAGCTGTCAAAGAAGCAGATTGCATACCGCGACAACTGGTAA
- a CDS encoding Rieske (2Fe-2S) protein, which yields MTWQKIADKGAIPSGGAKEYTVNGKRIAVFNQDGYHALDALCVHQDGSIVPGKLEGYIVECPLHFWHYNIKTGELMDYLKDVKLQTYPVESRADGIYIDA from the coding sequence ATGACCTGGCAGAAGATAGCAGACAAGGGTGCGATCCCAAGCGGTGGGGCAAAGGAGTACACCGTAAACGGCAAGCGCATAGCAGTGTTCAACCAGGACGGATACCACGCACTTGACGCATTGTGCGTCCACCAGGACGGCTCAATAGTCCCAGGAAAACTTGAAGGGTACATCGTAGAATGTCCGCTTCACTTTTGGCACTACAACATCAAGACGGGAGAGCTCATGGACTATCTCAAGGACGTAAAGCTGCAGACATACCCAGTAGAGTCACGAGCAGATGGAATCTACATAGACGCATAA
- a CDS encoding NAD+ synthase → MNQSILDEIATQDYSSIQSRIESFLREQIAKSNSSGMVLGLSGGIDSAVIAHICAKSFRDKTLALIMPDSKVSPKEETEDALYIVDTLRIDYKLIDINLIHSQFANILEPGEMALGNLRARIRASLLYYYANLKNYLVLGSSDRSEQMIGYFTKFGDGSADILPIATLYKTQVRGLARHLGVKESIIAKKSSPHLWKNHTAEEEIGISYEEIDCTLYCILDKKMSVEDTARTTLIEIEKIEKIHQLYNKNEHKRIMPPKMQSDQN, encoded by the coding sequence GTGAACCAGTCAATCCTAGATGAGATAGCAACACAGGACTATTCGTCAATTCAAAGCAGAATAGAATCATTTCTCAGAGAGCAGATTGCAAAGTCAAACTCTAGCGGGATGGTCCTAGGGCTGAGCGGCGGAATCGACTCTGCCGTGATTGCCCACATTTGTGCAAAATCATTCAGGGACAAGACGCTTGCACTCATCATGCCAGACAGCAAGGTGTCGCCAAAGGAGGAGACCGAGGATGCCCTGTACATTGTCGACACCCTCAGAATAGACTACAAGCTAATCGACATCAACCTGATTCACTCCCAGTTTGCAAACATACTGGAACCAGGGGAGATGGCGCTTGGGAACCTCAGGGCACGAATACGGGCAAGCCTTCTGTACTACTATGCAAATTTGAAAAACTATCTTGTCCTTGGCTCAAGCGATAGATCAGAGCAGATGATTGGCTACTTTACCAAGTTCGGCGACGGAAGTGCAGACATACTTCCAATTGCCACATTATACAAGACCCAAGTCAGAGGGCTTGCACGGCACTTGGGGGTAAAGGAATCAATCATTGCAAAAAAGAGCAGCCCGCACCTGTGGAAGAACCATACCGCAGAAGAAGAGATAGGCATATCGTACGAGGAGATAGACTGCACACTGTATTGCATATTGGACAAAAAGATGTCAGTTGAGGACACGGCAAGGACAACTCTGATTGAAATTGAGAAAATCGAAAAAATCCATCAACTATACAACAAAAATGAACACAAGAGGATAATGCCGCCAAAGATGCAAAGTGATCAGAATTGA
- the cysS gene encoding cysteine--tRNA ligase: MRIFDTLSTKESDVTAKNVRIYLCGVTVYDESHVGHARTIIIFDSLRRYLESKGMAVNFVQNFTDVDDKIINRAGMESLHPLEISRRYIDHYFEDFDRLNIKRATTHPKATEHIGEMINLIKNLVDLGFAYVSKNGVYYSVTKFSEYGKLSKRKIEDLISGARIEVDETKKDPLDFALWKFAQNEPNWPSPWGNGRPGWHIECSAMSLKYLGEEFEIHGGGRDLIFPHHENEIAQTEAFTKKPLAKLWMHVGMVTINGEKMSKSLGNIKTVRHVLDGWGPNVIRLFCLSGHYSKAIDYSEDLLKENLIKWRQIETAYYEMIMSDGTSEPVSEIESLVTECREEFDSALENDFNTPLATNALFKLVKGINRIAASESMTRTVADAALPEFERMLAILGLQVQRVTDEEKQTITDMLKNRDALRAQKQYQEADRIRDQIAQMNIVLLDHKNKTVWMKKEKISADA, from the coding sequence TTGAGGATTTTTGACACGCTAAGCACGAAAGAGTCGGACGTGACGGCAAAAAATGTCAGAATATACCTCTGCGGAGTCACGGTGTACGACGAATCGCATGTCGGTCATGCACGAACCATAATCATATTTGATTCACTTCGCAGATACCTGGAATCAAAGGGAATGGCGGTGAACTTTGTCCAGAACTTTACCGACGTAGACGACAAGATAATCAATCGCGCCGGAATGGAGAGCCTGCACCCGCTTGAGATAAGCCGCAGGTACATTGACCATTACTTTGAGGATTTTGACAGGCTGAATATCAAGCGGGCAACCACCCACCCAAAGGCAACAGAGCACATAGGCGAGATGATAAACCTGATCAAAAACCTGGTTGACTTGGGATTTGCATACGTATCAAAGAACGGCGTTTACTATAGCGTCACAAAGTTTTCAGAGTACGGCAAGCTCTCAAAGAGAAAGATAGAGGATCTCATATCGGGCGCAAGAATCGAAGTAGATGAGACAAAAAAAGACCCGCTCGACTTTGCACTGTGGAAGTTTGCGCAAAACGAACCAAACTGGCCAAGCCCGTGGGGGAACGGAAGGCCCGGATGGCACATCGAGTGCTCTGCGATGAGCCTCAAGTATTTGGGAGAGGAGTTTGAGATTCATGGGGGCGGACGCGATCTCATATTTCCGCACCACGAAAACGAGATAGCCCAGACGGAGGCATTTACAAAAAAGCCGCTTGCCAAACTTTGGATGCACGTCGGAATGGTCACAATAAACGGAGAAAAGATGTCAAAGTCGCTTGGCAACATAAAGACAGTCAGGCACGTGCTTGATGGCTGGGGTCCAAACGTGATACGCCTATTTTGCCTCTCAGGCCACTATTCAAAGGCAATAGACTATTCGGAGGATCTGCTCAAGGAAAACCTCATCAAGTGGCGCCAAATCGAGACGGCCTACTATGAGATGATAATGTCGGACGGGACATCAGAACCAGTCAGCGAAATTGAGTCGCTCGTAACAGAATGCCGCGAAGAATTTGACTCTGCGCTTGAAAACGACTTTAACACGCCGCTTGCGACAAACGCGCTGTTCAAGCTCGTCAAGGGAATAAACAGGATTGCGGCATCAGAGTCAATGACAAGGACTGTAGCAGACGCAGCACTGCCAGAGTTTGAGAGGATGCTTGCAATACTTGGCCTTCAGGTGCAAAGGGTGACAGACGAGGAAAAACAGACAATCACAGACATGCTAAAAAACAGGGATGCGTTGCGTGCACAAAAACAGTACCAAGAGGCAGACAGGATACGAGATCAAATCGCACAGATGAACATCGTGCTGCTGGATCACAAAAACAAGACGGTCTGGATGAAAAAGGAAAAGATCAGCGCGGACGCCTAG
- the ychF gene encoding YchF-related putative GTPase: MPIKIGIIGKTNTGKTTFFNSATLSSSEISTYPFTTKKPESATTHAITLCVHPEFKVVDNPKNSKCIDGWRYIPIELIDLPGLIKDAWQGKGLGNQFLSVAAQSDALLHVVDVSGGIDSSGKIAESGAGDPISDFADIEEELIMWYLKILEGNRDKVTKAIHAGADKIVAITDLYRGIGVNDYHVKDALRAAGVEDTEFEDIDFKESKKFATILRKISKPTLIVANKIDVDGADKNFARLRERYNDTIVLPASADSELSLRRAEQKGLIKYSPGSEQFDIIQPDELSAKQKGALDFITKEIMGEYMRTGVQFAINVTVFKLLKMNAVYPVADEERLSDRKGNVLPDLVLLKDGATVSDLAKEVHTDLIKGLLYAKDIRYNLRLPTTYQLRDRDVISLVSASKKSH; this comes from the coding sequence GTGCCAATAAAGATAGGAATAATCGGCAAGACCAACACCGGCAAAACAACGTTTTTCAATTCTGCGACACTTTCGTCGTCTGAGATATCCACTTATCCGTTTACCACAAAGAAACCAGAGTCTGCAACTACTCACGCAATCACGCTGTGTGTGCATCCAGAGTTCAAGGTCGTGGACAACCCGAAAAACTCAAAATGCATCGACGGCTGGCGCTACATACCAATTGAGCTAATCGACCTGCCGGGCCTGATAAAGGACGCATGGCAGGGCAAGGGGCTTGGCAACCAGTTCCTGTCGGTGGCAGCACAGTCAGACGCGTTGCTGCACGTAGTGGATGTGTCCGGTGGAATTGACTCGTCTGGAAAGATAGCAGAGTCTGGTGCGGGGGATCCGATATCTGACTTTGCAGACATTGAGGAGGAGCTGATAATGTGGTACCTGAAGATACTTGAGGGAAACAGGGACAAGGTGACAAAGGCAATCCATGCAGGGGCGGACAAGATCGTCGCAATAACTGACCTGTACCGCGGAATCGGGGTAAATGATTATCACGTAAAGGACGCGCTGCGCGCAGCAGGAGTAGAGGACACGGAATTTGAGGATATTGACTTTAAGGAGAGCAAAAAGTTTGCCACCATTCTGCGCAAGATATCAAAGCCGACGCTCATTGTGGCTAACAAAATCGACGTGGATGGGGCAGACAAGAATTTTGCACGTCTTCGTGAACGCTACAACGACACGATAGTACTTCCGGCAAGTGCGGACAGCGAGCTTTCTTTGAGGCGGGCCGAGCAAAAAGGACTCATCAAGTATTCCCCGGGCTCTGAGCAGTTTGATATAATACAGCCGGACGAGCTTAGCGCCAAGCAAAAGGGCGCACTTGACTTTATCACAAAGGAGATCATGGGTGAATACATGAGGACCGGAGTTCAGTTTGCAATCAACGTCACGGTGTTCAAACTTCTCAAAATGAATGCGGTGTATCCTGTGGCCGACGAGGAAAGGCTCTCCGACAGGAAAGGAAACGTGCTGCCTGATCTTGTTCTGCTCAAGGACGGGGCCACGGTGTCCGACCTGGCAAAGGAGGTGCACACCGACCTCATAAAGGGACTGCTCTATGCAAAGGACATCAGGTACAACCTCCGCCTACCTACGACGTACCAGCTCCGGGACCGGGACGTCATATCGCTTGTCAGTGCGTCAAAAAAGTCTCACTAG
- a CDS encoding CoA-binding protein, whose amino-acid sequence MERDAYSDDEIRKILSYKNVAVVGMSKNEEKAASYVPSYLMQQGYNIVPVNPTADKILDKKCYPSLHDVPEQIDIVDVFRPSEQVLPVVEEAIKKNPKVIWLQEGIHNEEAENLARKAGIKVVFNRCMLAEHQRLFQ is encoded by the coding sequence ATGGAAAGAGATGCATACTCTGATGATGAGATACGCAAAATCCTCTCGTACAAAAACGTCGCAGTTGTCGGAATGTCCAAAAATGAGGAAAAGGCGGCAAGCTATGTTCCCTCATACCTGATGCAGCAAGGGTACAACATCGTCCCGGTGAATCCGACTGCCGACAAAATACTGGACAAAAAGTGCTATCCGAGCCTGCATGACGTGCCTGAGCAAATAGACATAGTGGACGTCTTTAGGCCGTCTGAACAGGTGCTGCCGGTGGTAGAGGAGGCAATAAAGAAAAACCCAAAGGTAATCTGGCTGCAGGAGGGAATCCACAACGAGGAGGCGGAGAATCTGGCGCGAAAGGCCGGAATCAAGGTCGTCTTTAACAGGTGCATGCTTGCGGAGCACCAGCGGTTGTTCCAATGA
- a CDS encoding transcriptional regulator — MEEEPKDIIVLGAIKKGAKKFDKIKNQTGIDAEELNKILEKLEERGFIKVEKKKSLFGGEKTELHVTEKGANEVDQRVHEMQQKWNQMMQMYKLGDKKKLEEFMGNNKMDFPMMMFFGIMNMMMFSMMFSMIGASMGSYVPQDQIPPGAENQPADGGDAGGDAGMDGGGDGGGGFDIDIGF; from the coding sequence GTGGAAGAAGAACCAAAAGACATCATAGTTCTCGGGGCAATTAAAAAAGGCGCCAAGAAATTCGACAAGATCAAAAACCAGACAGGCATCGACGCAGAGGAGCTAAACAAGATCCTCGAAAAACTCGAAGAGCGCGGATTCATCAAGGTCGAGAAAAAGAAGAGCCTCTTTGGCGGAGAAAAGACCGAGTTGCACGTAACAGAAAAAGGCGCAAACGAGGTGGACCAGAGGGTACACGAGATGCAGCAAAAGTGGAACCAGATGATGCAGATGTACAAGCTCGGCGACAAGAAAAAGCTGGAGGAGTTCATGGGCAACAACAAGATGGACTTTCCAATGATGATGTTTTTTGGAATAATGAACATGATGATGTTCTCTATGATGTTCTCAATGATTGGAGCATCAATGGGAAGCTATGTACCGCAAGACCAGATACCACCAGGAGCTGAAAACCAGCCAGCAGACGGAGGCGATGCAGGCGGGGACGCAGGCATGGATGGCGGAGGAGACGGCGGTGGCGGCTTTGACATCGACATCGGATTCTGA
- a CDS encoding biotin--[acetyl-CoA-carboxylase] ligase — translation MLYTSYDNTGLIRVLQFLKAHQLEYLSGEDLSEVLKISRVAIWKHIKKIQSLGYKIESKQNLGYRLTGTTDLVLPWEVSDGLKTKTIGQKAYYFDSIDSTQNFATKLAKDPEESGSVVIAQTQTLGKGRLGRKWVSPKGGIWLSVVLHPGFDVSKITIVPLATAVALSNAIEKSLGIKTELKWPNDITIGGKKAAGMIIDASIESSKIESLVLGVGINFKVNPAEIERKIKSNENYYGVATLVKKNSTEKPARLVQAFLVELEQILVKLGKDDSQGIINQWTKKSSTIGKKVSISTSGGKITGKAVKIEKDGSLQIKQNSKQIRVSVGDVSYK, via the coding sequence TTGCTGTACACATCATACGACAATACTGGCCTAATCCGGGTCCTGCAGTTTCTCAAGGCACACCAGCTAGAATACCTCTCAGGTGAGGACCTAAGCGAGGTGCTAAAGATAAGCCGGGTCGCAATCTGGAAGCACATCAAAAAGATACAGTCGCTCGGCTACAAGATAGAATCAAAGCAGAACCTCGGATACAGATTGACAGGCACCACCGACCTGGTGCTGCCGTGGGAGGTATCAGACGGGCTAAAGACAAAAACAATCGGACAAAAGGCGTACTATTTTGATTCCATAGACTCGACGCAAAACTTTGCAACCAAGCTTGCAAAAGACCCAGAAGAGTCAGGCTCCGTGGTAATTGCCCAAACGCAGACACTTGGCAAGGGGAGGCTTGGTCGCAAGTGGGTATCCCCAAAGGGCGGAATCTGGCTGTCGGTGGTACTGCACCCAGGATTTGACGTATCAAAGATAACAATCGTCCCGCTTGCAACAGCTGTTGCACTCTCAAACGCGATAGAAAAATCACTCGGCATCAAAACAGAACTAAAGTGGCCAAACGACATCACGATTGGCGGCAAAAAGGCGGCAGGCATGATAATAGATGCATCAATTGAGTCAAGCAAGATAGAAAGCCTCGTGTTAGGAGTTGGAATCAACTTTAAGGTAAATCCGGCAGAGATAGAGAGGAAGATAAAATCAAACGAGAACTATTACGGAGTGGCCACTCTGGTAAAGAAAAACAGCACCGAAAAACCCGCAAGACTGGTCCAGGCGTTTTTGGTGGAACTAGAGCAGATACTAGTCAAGCTCGGCAAGGACGACTCTCAGGGAATAATCAACCAGTGGACGAAAAAATCCTCAACGATTGGCAAGAAGGTCAGCATCTCAACATCTGGCGGCAAGATAACAGGCAAGGCAGTCAAAATCGAAAAGGACGGCAGCCTACAGATAAAACAAAACTCAAAGCAGATCAGAGTGTCAGTAGGCGACGTCTCATACAAATAG
- a CDS encoding matrixin family metalloprotease translates to MKSFIIIIFVVSAVLIAHLPSALADAKADRTNALYKDAAKHFVKGEYKQAVTIYDNILKSYPDNASVLKMKGVAESNLGRHQKSLVTFYKAYQKSPKDATILLGLGVGFGNFGEYHEAKRYFDLASNLYPNNTVAKNYKEFADKVIKKYPYKPTAKPKTAGDAMDVKTFEAYVSRISSNVAKEKRYIEYPNPSFDVIKKFLRDYEKWNFEQQAKAGSSGFPNPQVTTSNGTYVVNYKMFVNEQPPGLPLDHKGTLSQSIAFWESQKFTSNRGNAVVDFTDTRTKSDANVWVTWTVRKLGEGVLGHAHVGKGIVEVALGDYNCDGSFQLYDVESVEKIMRHELGHAIGLGHSKDAGSIMYPTMKPEYAYCLLN, encoded by the coding sequence ATGAAATCTTTCATTATAATCATTTTTGTTGTATCGGCCGTATTAATAGCGCACTTACCGTCCGCACTTGCAGACGCCAAGGCCGATAGGACCAACGCCCTGTACAAAGATGCCGCAAAGCATTTTGTAAAAGGAGAATACAAGCAGGCAGTCACCATATATGACAACATACTCAAATCATACCCAGACAACGCATCCGTCCTAAAGATGAAGGGCGTAGCAGAAAGCAATCTTGGGCGCCATCAAAAGTCCCTTGTCACATTCTACAAGGCGTACCAGAAAAGCCCAAAAGACGCGACGATTCTACTCGGCCTCGGAGTAGGCTTTGGCAATTTTGGCGAGTATCATGAGGCAAAAAGATACTTTGATCTGGCAAGCAACCTATATCCCAACAACACAGTTGCCAAGAACTACAAGGAGTTTGCCGACAAGGTGATCAAAAAATATCCGTACAAACCGACGGCAAAGCCAAAGACTGCCGGTGATGCAATGGACGTAAAGACGTTTGAGGCGTATGTAAGCAGGATCTCATCAAACGTTGCAAAGGAAAAGCGCTACATAGAATATCCAAACCCAAGCTTTGATGTGATCAAAAAGTTCCTCCGAGACTATGAAAAATGGAACTTTGAGCAGCAGGCAAAGGCAGGCTCTTCAGGATTTCCAAACCCCCAAGTCACAACTAGCAATGGGACATACGTTGTAAATTACAAGATGTTTGTAAACGAGCAGCCTCCAGGACTCCCCCTTGACCACAAGGGCACGCTTAGCCAGTCCATTGCATTCTGGGAGTCGCAGAAATTCACATCAAACAGAGGAAACGCAGTAGTCGATTTCACTGACACTAGGACAAAGTCAGATGCAAACGTCTGGGTCACATGGACCGTTCGAAAGCTGGGCGAGGGCGTATTGGGTCACGCACACGTAGGAAAGGGCATAGTAGAGGTGGCACTAGGCGACTATAACTGCGACGGCAGCTTCCAGTTGTACGACGTAGAAAGTGTTGAGAAAATAATGAGGCACGAGCTTGGTCATGCCATCGGGCTTGGCCACTCCAAGGACGCAGGCAGCATCATGTATCCTACGATGAAGCCAGAATATGCGTACTGCCTACTCAATTAG
- a CDS encoding TrmB family transcriptional regulator, with protein sequence MNQHEIIETLTYFGLEDLDSKVYMGLLQTGPVSVGTLSGKLDIDRGKAYRALNRLRNMGVVTTTFSNPTLCSAVPPIEALSTIVERKQDEITTMKNLTQKIVEDIDVIVKHTEIQDVSSFIIVQGRSNIYSRISKLLQKASGTVYIVAPPEDLMRMYHTTIPERIQQMKESGTTVRILTEISSEKELSFVHRLDPSEIRMGKLPSKSRMIVEENKQLIMSGTVNSSMDLNDEADSVMHTNSIEMVSNMFSLCTLLWNKSKAVEMLVAPRSKKVKHQ encoded by the coding sequence ATGAATCAACACGAAATCATCGAGACATTGACCTATTTCGGACTTGAAGACCTCGATTCCAAGGTATACATGGGATTGCTTCAAACCGGACCGGTCTCTGTTGGAACCCTGTCAGGTAAATTGGACATTGACAGAGGAAAGGCCTACCGGGCCCTAAATAGGCTGAGAAACATGGGCGTAGTTACCACTACGTTTTCAAACCCAACACTTTGCTCAGCAGTACCGCCAATTGAAGCACTAAGCACGATAGTGGAAAGAAAGCAGGACGAGATAACGACAATGAAGAACCTCACGCAGAAAATCGTTGAGGACATTGACGTGATTGTCAAGCATACGGAGATTCAGGACGTATCGTCGTTCATAATAGTTCAGGGAAGATCAAACATCTACTCTAGAATAAGCAAGCTGCTGCAAAAGGCAAGTGGCACCGTATACATCGTGGCACCTCCAGAGGACCTCATGAGAATGTATCACACTACAATTCCTGAGAGGATTCAGCAAATGAAAGAGTCTGGCACCACGGTCAGAATTCTGACTGAGATATCCAGTGAAAAAGAACTGTCTTTTGTTCACAGGCTAGATCCTTCTGAGATCCGAATGGGCAAGCTGCCATCAAAGAGCAGGATGATAGTCGAGGAGAACAAGCAGCTGATAATGTCTGGCACTGTCAACTCATCGATGGATCTAAACGACGAGGCAGACTCTGTGATGCATACAAACTCAATTGAGATGGTCAGCAACATGTTTAGCCTGTGCACGCTCTTGTGGAACAAGTCAAAGGCAGTGGAGATGCTGGTTGCGCCAAGATCAAAGAAAGTGAAACACCAATGA
- a CDS encoding transcription initiation factor IIB yields MTAPNSKCPSCAKNSMQTDDATGEMFCRNCGFVAAEKLEETGAEWRSFSNDESDRSRVGAGTSLTMHDMGLSTVIGAADKDATGKPLSASMKSSIERLRTWDSRTQAHSSADRNLRQALNELNKMKDKMALADSVIEKAAYIYRKAMEKKLVRGRSIHGLIAACLYAACRNTETPRTLDDVAESINIRRKDVARCYRLIYKELDLKMPVADPTKGISRIASMASLSEKTKRKAAAILDKAKKIGIVAGKDPMGLAAAALYLACISNGEIRSQKDISVAAGVTEVTIRNRCVGLKGLLEN; encoded by the coding sequence ATGACAGCACCTAATTCCAAGTGCCCTTCCTGCGCAAAGAACTCGATGCAGACAGACGATGCCACAGGCGAGATGTTCTGCAGAAACTGCGGATTTGTCGCAGCAGAAAAGCTGGAGGAGACAGGCGCAGAATGGAGATCATTCTCAAACGACGAATCAGACAGGAGTCGAGTAGGTGCGGGTACGTCGCTTACGATGCACGACATGGGACTGTCCACGGTGATAGGTGCGGCAGACAAGGACGCTACAGGCAAGCCGCTCTCGGCATCAATGAAAAGCTCAATTGAGAGGCTCAGGACGTGGGATAGTCGCACCCAAGCACATTCATCAGCAGACAGGAACCTAAGGCAGGCACTCAACGAGCTTAACAAGATGAAGGACAAGATGGCGCTGGCAGACTCGGTCATAGAAAAGGCAGCATACATCTACAGAAAGGCAATGGAGAAAAAGCTCGTACGAGGCAGGTCGATACACGGCCTGATCGCAGCGTGTCTTTATGCGGCATGCCGCAATACAGAGACTCCAAGGACGCTTGACGATGTTGCAGAGAGCATAAACATTCGAAGAAAGGACGTCGCAAGATGCTACAGGTTGATCTACAAGGAACTGGATCTAAAGATGCCGGTGGCGGACCCGACCAAGGGAATATCACGAATAGCAAGCATGGCAAGCCTCAGCGAAAAGACAAAACGAAAGGCGGCAGCCATACTCGACAAGGCAAAAAAGATAGGAATCGTGGCAGGAAAGGATCCGATGGGCCTTGCGGCAGCAGCATTATATCTTGCATGCATCTCAAATGGCGAGATTCGCTCCCAGAAGGACATCTCAGTTGCGGCAGGCGTAACCGAGGTCACAATAAGGAACAGGTGCGTCGGCCTAAAGGGACTGCTGGAAAACTAG
- a CDS encoding DUF7508 domain-containing protein — MPEIPWSDWIDFNPETISGVPESPGVFMMHAAMKILHIGGSDNMQKSISELFAKACTCDAKRFRYSATANHDQVKSELLSEYQAKHGGQMPKCMQ, encoded by the coding sequence ATGCCAGAGATCCCATGGTCCGACTGGATCGACTTTAATCCAGAGACAATATCAGGCGTGCCAGAATCGCCAGGTGTGTTCATGATGCATGCCGCAATGAAGATACTCCACATCGGAGGCTCCGACAACATGCAAAAAAGCATCTCAGAGCTGTTTGCCAAGGCGTGCACATGCGATGCAAAACGGTTCAGATACTCTGCAACTGCAAACCATGATCAGGTAAAAAGTGAGCTGCTGTCCGAATACCAGGCAAAGCACGGAGGACAGATGCCAAAGTGCATGCAGTGA